One stretch of Kluyveromyces marxianus DMKU3-1042 DNA, complete genome, chromosome 8 DNA includes these proteins:
- the APE4 gene encoding aspartyl aminopeptidase — protein sequence MLRIHLRTKSTMSGAKAFNYPQEFINFLNSSPTPYHAVHNIKSHFLSKGFKELKETDSWDKSLERGSKYFVTRNNSSIVAFVVGKEWAPGNPVAIVGTHTDSPVLRIKPISKRASEGFAQIGVECYGGGIWHSWFDSDLSIAGRVMVHDKDTKKTVAKLVDLKKPLLKIPTLAIHLDRDVNAKFEFNKETQLLPISGLSLNDKKQEEAKKIDGCCGDSQPLSEAQFSSLKSIIERHHEDLLKLISKDLELESVNDIIDFELILYDHKPSTLGGINDEFVFSGRLDNLTSCFTAMHGLTEVENLDPNMEKGINLAAMFDHEEIGSSSAQGADSNFLPNVLERILTSRALSTSTAEENPNSWEAPSSTLLQTAAKSFFLSSDVAHAAHPNYASKHESQHKPQFGSGPVVKVNANQRYMTNSPGLVLIKQIADEAKVPLQLFVGANNVPCGSTIGPILASKTGIRTLDIGNPILSMHSIRETGSAKDIELQIKLFKHYYERYCSIQETIDV from the coding sequence ATGCTGAGAATACACCTTCGAACTAAATCTACTATGTCTGGCGCTAAGGCTTTCAATTATCCACAAGAAtttatcaacttcttgaataGTTCTCCAACACCATACCATGCTGTTCATAACATCAAGTCTCATTTCTTATCTAAGGGATTTaaggaattgaaagagACTGATTCATGGGATAAATCTTTGGAAAGAGGTAGCAAGTACTTTGTGACCAGAAATAACTCTTCTATTGTCGCATTCGTTGTGGGAAAGGAATGGGCACCAGGCAACCCAGTGGCTATTGTTGGTACACATACTGACTCTCCAGTGTTAAGGATTAAACCAATTTCGAAAAGAGCTAGTGAAGGCTTTGCTCAAATTGGTGTTGAATGCTatggtggtggtatttGGCATTCATGGTTTGATTCAGATCTTTCTATTGCCGGAAGAGTCATGGTTCATGATAAAGATACCAAAAAGACAGTTGCAAAGTTAGTGGATTTAAAGAAACCATTACTAAAAATACCAACATTGGCCATCCATTTAGATAGAGATGTGAATGCAAAGTTTGagttcaacaaagaaactcAATTGCTTCCTATTTCAGGTTTATCATTAAATGATaagaagcaagaagaagcaaagaaaatagaTGGTTGTTGTGGTGATTCTCAACCATTATCCGAGGCCCAATTCTCCTCTTTGAAATCTATTATCGAGAGACATCATGAGGATTTGCTAAAACTAATTTCCAAAGACTTGGAGCTTGAATCTGTAAACGACATTATCGATTTTGAATTAATCCTTTATGATCACAAACCTTCAACTCTTGGAGGTATTAACGATGAATTTGTATTTTCAGGCCGTTTAGACAACTTAACATCTTGTTTCACAGCTATGCATGGTTTAACAGAGGTAGAGAATCTTGACCCAAATATGGAAAAAGGTATCAACTTGGCGGCTATGTTTGACCATGAAGAAATCGGTTCATCTTCTGCACAAGGTGCTGATTCTAACTTCTTACCTAATGTCCTAGAAAGGATTTTAACTTCAAGAGCCTTATCAACATCCACAGCTGAAGAAAACCCGAACTCCTGGGAAGCGCCTTCAAGCACCTTGCTACAAACTGCCGCTaaatccttcttcttgtcgAGTGATGTGGCACATGCCGCACATCCAAACTATGCTTCAAAACATGAGTCTCAACACAAACCACAGTTTGGCTCTGGTCCAGTTGTTAAGGTCAACGCAAATCAAAGATATATGACTAACTCTCCAGGTTTGGTTCTCATCAAGCAGATTGCAGATGAAGCGAAGGTACCATTGCAACTCTTTGTTGGTGCAAATAATGTACCATGTGGTTCCACTATTGGTCCAATCTTAGCATCCAAAACTGGTATTAGAACATTGGACATTGGTAACCCTATTTTGTCAATGCACTCTATTAGGGAAACAGGTTCCGCAAAAGATATCGAACTTCAAATTAAGCTATTTAAGCACTACTATGAGAGATATTGCTCGATCCAAGAAACCATTGACGTTTAG
- a CDS encoding putative cystathionine beta-lyase yields MVSLPTELVHADDKDNRVTDIVSPINVATTFRYDNDDLIPWSEREDYSFMEKKPIYSRLAHPNSTRVESILSKILDGEAVVYSSGLAAYFAMLTHYNPKRLFIGQSYHGCHSIANIYTRNWKLEQHRLDVNEILQHADKGDIVHIESPVNPYGTSFDIQAFADAAHTKGALLVIDSTFAPPPLQYAWDFGADVIVHSATKYLGGHSDLLAGALVVKDKEVAAQLRTDRIYLGTNIANLEAFLLLRSLRTFEMRIKTQSENATKLVSYLSEHKAEFPDVIDKIFHSSLQTESFVKRQLKGGYGPVFSITLKTKEQCKKFPQLLEYFQHATSLGGVESLVEWRALTDPNIEQTLIRVSVGVESAEDLINDFTSGLKKLQDEHKN; encoded by the coding sequence ATGGTATCTCTACCAACTGAATTAGTACATGCTGATGATAAGGATAATAGAGTCACTGATATTGTCTCACCAATTAACGTGGCTACTACCTTCAGATATGACAATGATGACTTGATCCCATGGTCTGAGCGTGAAGACTACAGTTTCATGGAAAAGAAGCCAATATATTCACGTTTAGCTCATCCAAACTCTACTAGGGTGGAATCGATTCTTTCGAAGATTTTAGACGGTGAAGCTGTAGTGTACTCATCAGGCTTGGCCGCTTACTTCGCTATGTTAACACACTATAATCCTAAGAGATTGTTTATTGGTCAATCCTACCATGGATGTCACAGTATTGCCAATATTTACACAAGAAATTGGAAGCTAGAGCAACATAGACTAGATGTCAATGAGATCTTACAACATGCAGACAAGGGTGATATCGTACATATTGAATCTCCTGTTAACCCATATGGTACTTCTTTTGATATTCAAGCGTTTGCTGATGCTGCTCATACTAAGGGGGCATTGCTCGTTATTGATTCAACCTTCGCACCACCTCCTTTGCAGTATGCATGGGACTTTGGTGCAGATGTTATAGTTCATTCTGCTACAAAGTATCTTGGTGGTCACTCAGACTTGTTGGCAGGCGCTCTTGTTGTTAAGGATAAAGAAGTTGCCGCTCAATTGAGGACAGATAGGATATATCTCGGTACTAATATTGCAAACCTAGAAGCTTTTTTACTATTGAGATCTCTTAGAACTTTTGAAATGAGAATCAAAACTCAATCTGAGAACGCTACGAAATTGGTCAGCTACTTATCGGAACACAAAGCTGAGTTCCCAGACGTCATAGATAAGATTTTCCACTCTTCACTACAGACCGAATCGTTCGTCAAGAGGCAATTGAAGGGTGGGTATGGACCGGTATTTTCTATAACcttaaaaacaaaagagcaATGCAAAAAGTTTCCTCAACTGTTAGAGTATTTCCAACACGCTACTTCTCTTGGTGGTGTTGAATCTTTGGTTGAGTGGAGAGCTTTGACTGATCCAAATATCGAACAAACATTGATCAGAGTTTCAGTTGGTGTCGAAAGTGCAGAAGATCTAATTAATGATTTCACATCGGGTCTTAAGAAACTACAGGATGAACACAAAAATTAA